One Setaria italica strain Yugu1 chromosome II, Setaria_italica_v2.0, whole genome shotgun sequence DNA segment encodes these proteins:
- the LOC101759945 gene encoding phosphopantothenoylcysteine decarboxylase subunit VHS3-like encodes MATATVVGGPGRMEAAASSSSAAELTAAVAAQRLLGLLALAIQAVNSGSEILNEDQRAIYKLLGRIKSDSVPENKDAGGSDDDDDDDDEDEDDDGGEDDDDAEEYSGDDGGEDDDDDDDDPEANGEGGSDDDDDDDEDGDDDGEDDDDDDDDDDDEDEDEDEDQPPSKKKK; translated from the exons atggcgacggcgacggtggtTGGTGGACCTGGCAGGATGGAGGctgcggcgtcgtcgtcgtcggcggccgAGCTCACCGCCGCTGTTGCCGCCCAGAGGTTGCTAGGCCTGCTCGCTCTTGCG ATTCAAGCTGTAAACAGTGGATCAGAAATATTGAATGAAGACCAGAGGGCAATTTACAA GCTACTTGGCAGAATCAAATCAGACAGTGTTCCTGAGAATAAGGATGCTGGAGGGTCggatgacgatgacgacgatgatgatgaagatgaggatgatgatgggggtgaagatgatgatgatgctgaggAGTACTCTGGGGATGATGGgggtgaagatgatgatgatgacgatgatgatccTGAGGCTAATGGTGAAGGAGGGagtgatgacgacgacgacgatgatgaagatggtgatgaCGATGGtgaggatgacgatgatgatgacgatgatgatgatgatgaagatgaagacgaagatgaggacCAGCCACCTTCTAAGAAGAAGAAGTGA